The following are encoded together in the Vidua macroura isolate BioBank_ID:100142 chromosome 6, ASM2450914v1, whole genome shotgun sequence genome:
- the GSTZ1 gene encoding maleylacetoacetate isomerase isoform X1 produces the protein MSAAVAKPILYSYFRSSCSWRVRIALALKGISYDLVPVNLIKDGGQQFSAEFKALNPMQQVPALKIDGITLSQSLAIINYLEETHPNPRLLPQDPKKRAQVRMIADHIVSGIQPLQNLSVLKQMGEKKMEWAQNCITSGFQALEQILQHTAGRYCVGDEVSMADLCLVPQVANAERFNVDMGPYPTITRINKALLELEAFKISHPSRQPDTPAELRA, from the exons ATGAGCGCCGCCGTCGCCAAG CCAATACTTTACAGCTATTTCCGAAGTTCCTGTTCTTGGAGAGTGCGAATCG CACTGGCTCTGAAAGGAATTTCCTATGACCTGGTCCCAGTGAACCTCATTAAGGATGGAGGACAGCAG TTTTCTGCTGAATTCAAGGCACTGAATCCAATGCAGCAAGTCCCAGCCTTGAAAATTGATGGCATCACCCTTTCTCAGTCA CTAGCTATAATTAATTACCTAGAAGAGACACATCCTAACCCCAGGCTCCTGCCCCAAGATCCAAAGAAGAGAGCTCAAGTCAGAATGATCGCTGATCACATTGTCTCTGGCATTCAGCCACTTCAG AACCTGAGTGTCCTGAAACaaatgggggagaaaaaaatggaatggGCTCAGAACTGTATCACATCTGGCTTTCAAG CACTGGAGCAGATTCTGCAGCACACTGCTGGACGCTACTGTGTGGGGGATGAA GTTTCCATGGCTGATCTGTGTTTAGTGCCTCAAGTTGCCAATGCTGAAAG ATTCAACGTGGACATGGGTCCATATCCCACAATAACCAGAATAAATAAAGCTCTCTTGGAGTTAGAGGCCTTCAAAATAAGCCACCCCTCCCGGCAGCCAGATACTCCTGCAGAGCTGCGAGCTTGA
- the LOC128808554 gene encoding rab9 effector protein with kelch motifs-like produces the protein MLRARRRGRPGPAGSARQGGPAFYVLWALREPPRRLGSQSNRRGFQAWLPLPLPKQLVVFGLGDWSCYSPDTSIAVDVLVSPGVAPQRVGMLEPTRRSLVWEDDWRTDIFMASLKEMDKGNPVRLVLTVNGQLLRGVSSSTPVHPFLVPETTQSPVLPADDRPLGQDLDLEDPTGVKSQSSEVAARASRAVKKDVRPPLRTVVVPCALKSPAGKVESNEAWRKSPDQEPPRVHSKKPRKVLFEPTASERDLDEEDLAVKELQGSPSPRWCHAMCLSDLGTAVLIGGEGVNQQSCRDALWKLEIDSDLWLPVGFQLQNAMPSCLHGHTATYDPDTKRIYIFGGIREDKDYSSIYILDTVTWKWLLVAAKGRIPVLTYHSATIYHKELFVFGGTFPRKTSLAVAPCSNVLYVFNPEHEIWYQPISEGEKPLPRLGHSATLLKNKLLIFGGQRTSVYLSDMHILDLGFMEYTSVPLLAGQPSARCFHAALAVSDQKVLISGGCNARGALHDAFVFHLDTLSWSTVINHDLCSVPRAGHTLLDLTPAYLMDMDKENKEEQKLHTVLVFGGSNCAGTFYNSTLKIQLDLG, from the exons ATGCTGCGCGCCCGCCGCCGGGGCCGGCCGGGGCCCGCGGGCAGCGCCCGGCAGGGCGGCCCCGCCTTCTACGTGCTGTGGGCTCTGCGGGAGCCGCCGCGGCGGCTCGGCAG CCAGTCCAACCGGAGGGGTTTCCAGGCTTGGCTGCCCCTGCCATTGCCAAAGCAGCTGGTGGTGTTCGGGCTGGGAGACTGGAGCTGTTACTCTCCAGACACGAGCATCGCAGTGGATGTGCTGGTGTCCCCAGGCGTCGCGCCACAGCGGGTCGGCATGCTGGAGCCCACCCGCAG GTCTCTGGTGTGGGAAGATGACTGGAGAACAGATATTTTCATGGCCTCGTTGAAAGAGATGGACAAAGGCAACCCTGTGAGGCTTGTTCTGACTGTCAATGGACAG ctgctccgaGGTGTCTCCAGCAGTACACCTGTCCATCCCTTCCTTGTACCAGAGACCACCCAGtcaccagtgctcccagcagatGATAGGCCCCTTGgccaggacctggacctggaGGACCCTACTGGG GTTAAGAGTCAGAGCTCAGAGGTGGCTGCCAGAGCATCCAGAGCTGTGAAGAAGGATGTCCGGCCACCACTGAGGACCGTGGTGGTACCCTGTGCCCTGAAGTCACCAGCTGGAAAGGTGGAATCCAATGAGGCCTGGAGGAAGAGTCCTGACCAAGAACCACCAAGAGTCCACTCCAAAAAGCCcagaaaagttttatttgaacCAACAGCATCTGAGAGAGATCTTGATGAAGAAG ATCTGGCAGTGAAGGAGTTGCAAG GCAGTCCCAGCCCTCGGTGGTGCCATGCCATGTGCCTCAGtgacctggggacagctgttcTCATTGGTGGAGAAGGTGTCAATCAACAGTCCTGCAGGGATGCTCTCTGGAAGCTGGAAATTG ACAGTGATTTATGGCTTCCAGTGGGTTTCCAGCTACAAAATGCCATGCCATCGTGCTTACATGGTCACACAGCTACCTACGACCCTGACACCAAGCGTATCTACATCTTTGGGGGCATAAGGGAGGACAAAGACTACAGCAGCATCTACATTCTGGACACAGTCACCTGGAAATGGCTCCTTGTGGCT GCTAAAGGGAGGATACCAGTGCTCACCTACCACAGTGCAACTATTTACCACAAGGAGCTCTTTGTTTTTGGAGGAACTTTCCCCAGAAAGACATCGCTGGCAGTTGCACCCTGCAGCAATGTGCTCTATGTCTTCAATCCAGAGCATGAAATTTGGTATCAGCCCATTTCAGAAGGGGAGAAGCCTCTGCCTAGGCTTGG GCATTCAGCTACTCTATTGAAAAACAAGCTGCTCATTTTTGGGGGTCAGAGGACTTCTGTCTACCTCAGTGACATGCACATTCTGGATCTGG GTTTCATGGAGTACACATCAGTCCCACTCCTGGCAGGACAGCCTTCTGCACGTTG CTTTCatgcagctctggctgtgtcGGACCAGAAGGTTCTGATCAGTGGAGGCTGCAATGCCAGAGGAGCCCTGCATGATGCCTTTGTCTTCCACCTAG ATACTCTTTCGTGGAGCACAGTGATCAACCACGACCTCTGCTCTGTTCCCCGAGCTGGCCACACATTGCTTGACCTGACTCCTGCCTACTTGATGGATATGGACAAGGAGAACAAAGAGGAGCAGAAGCTGCACACGGTGTTGGTCTTTGGGGGCTCCAACTGTGCTGGGACCTTTTATAACAGCACACTCAAGATCCAGCTGGACCTAGGATAA
- the GSTZ1 gene encoding maleylacetoacetate isomerase isoform X2 produces the protein MAAEKPILYSYFRSSCSWRVRIALALKGISYDLVPVNLIKDGGQQFSAEFKALNPMQQVPALKIDGITLSQSLAIINYLEETHPNPRLLPQDPKKRAQVRMIADHIVSGIQPLQNLSVLKQMGEKKMEWAQNCITSGFQALEQILQHTAGRYCVGDEVSMADLCLVPQVANAERFNVDMGPYPTITRINKALLELEAFKISHPSRQPDTPAELRA, from the exons ATGGCAGCTGAAAAG CCAATACTTTACAGCTATTTCCGAAGTTCCTGTTCTTGGAGAGTGCGAATCG CACTGGCTCTGAAAGGAATTTCCTATGACCTGGTCCCAGTGAACCTCATTAAGGATGGAGGACAGCAG TTTTCTGCTGAATTCAAGGCACTGAATCCAATGCAGCAAGTCCCAGCCTTGAAAATTGATGGCATCACCCTTTCTCAGTCA CTAGCTATAATTAATTACCTAGAAGAGACACATCCTAACCCCAGGCTCCTGCCCCAAGATCCAAAGAAGAGAGCTCAAGTCAGAATGATCGCTGATCACATTGTCTCTGGCATTCAGCCACTTCAG AACCTGAGTGTCCTGAAACaaatgggggagaaaaaaatggaatggGCTCAGAACTGTATCACATCTGGCTTTCAAG CACTGGAGCAGATTCTGCAGCACACTGCTGGACGCTACTGTGTGGGGGATGAA GTTTCCATGGCTGATCTGTGTTTAGTGCCTCAAGTTGCCAATGCTGAAAG ATTCAACGTGGACATGGGTCCATATCCCACAATAACCAGAATAAATAAAGCTCTCTTGGAGTTAGAGGCCTTCAAAATAAGCCACCCCTCCCGGCAGCCAGATACTCCTGCAGAGCTGCGAGCTTGA